The following proteins come from a genomic window of Castor canadensis chromosome 17, mCasCan1.hap1v2, whole genome shotgun sequence:
- the Lsmem2 gene encoding leucine-rich single-pass membrane protein 2 has product MPEETQEDTVMPMQSQRNRGQLAPSHVQEVHLHRVESISDLHSGGLLHPYLAEEVQPWDELLGILPPSLCAQAGCNPVCGRGGFLLLLALLVLTCLALAILAVYLSVLQSESLRVLAHTLRTQEETLLKLRLASLSQLRRLNSSEARAPSLDAT; this is encoded by the exons ATGCCTGAGGAGACCCAAGAAG ACACTGTGATGCCAATGCAGAGCCAGAGGAACCGGGGGCAACTGGCCCCCAGTCACGTTCAGGAGGTGCACCTGCACCGGGTGGAGTCCATCAGCGACCTACACAGTGGAG GCTTGCTGCACCCTTATCTTGCTGAGGAGGTACAGCCGTGGGATGAGCTGCTGGGCATCTTGCCGCCATCGCtgtgtgcccaggctggctgcaacCCAGTGTGTGGCCGTGGAGGGTTCCTGCTGCTACTAGCACTGCTGGTGCTCACCTGCCTGGCACTTGCCATCCTGGCTGTCTACCTGAGTG TGCTGCAGAGCGAATCCCTGCGGGTCCTGGCACACACGCTGCGAACACAGGAGGAGACCCTGCTCAAACTGCGCCTGGCCAGCCTCAGCCAGCTACGGAGGCTCAACTCCAGTGAAGCCCGAGCACCCAGCTTAGATGCCACTTGA
- the Ifrd2 gene encoding interferon-related developmental regulator 2 — MPRARKGNAPRKGGQRRGGGARSSTQADSGTSEDEAASEARSTTSECPSLLSTTAEDSLGGDVVDELSQQEELEEKLKEYVDCLTDKSAKIRQGALESLRLSLASRLLPDFLLERRLTLADALEKCLKKGKSEEQALAAAVLGLLCVQLGPGPKGEELFHSLQPLLVSVLSDSTASPTARLHCASALGLGCYVAAADIQDLVSCLACLEGVFSRSCGTSGSTAAVVPASLHGLLCAALQAWALLLTICPSTHINHILDRQLPQLPQLLSSESVNLRIAAGETIALLFELARDLEEDFVYEDMEALCSALRTLATDSNKYRAKADRRRQRSTFRAVLHFVEGGECEEETIRFGLEVLYVDSWARHRIYAAFKDVLGSGMHHHLQNNELLRDIFGLGPVLVLDATTLKACKISRFEKHLYNAAAFKARTKARSRTRDKRADVV, encoded by the exons ATGCCCCGCGCTCGTAAGGGCAACGCGCCCCGCAAGGGCGGCCAGCGTCGTGGAGGAG GTGCCCGGAGCAGTACCCAAGCTGACTCAGGAACCAGTGAGGATGAGGCAGCCAGCGAAGCCCGCAGCACTACCAGTGAATGCCCCAGCCTTCTCAGCACCACCGCAGAGGACAGCCTGG GGGGAGATGTTGTGGATGAGCTGAGCCAGCAGGAAGAACTtgaagaaaaactgaaggaaTATGTGGACTGCCTTACAGACAAGAG TGCCAAGATCCGGCAAGGAGCTCTGGAGAGCCTGCGCCTTTCCCTGGCCTCACGCCTACTCCCTGACTTCTTGCTAGAGCGTCGCCTCACACTAGCCGATGCGCTGGAAAAGTGCCTCAAGAAAG GGAAGAGCGAGGAACAGGCCTTGGCTGCTGCCGTGCTTGGCCTGCTCTGTGTGCAGCTGGGCCCTGGACCCAAGGGAGAAGAGCTGTTCCACAGCCTGCAGCCCCTGTTGGTCTCAGTGCTCAGTGATAGCACAGCTAGCCCTACTGCCCGGCTCCAT TGTGCTTCTGCTCTTGGCTTGGGCTGCTATGTGGCTGCTGCTGACATCCAG GACCTGGTTTCTTGCCTTGCCTGCTTAGAAGGTGTTTTCAGCCGGTCCTGTGGCACAAGTGGCTCCACAGCTGCTGTGGTCCCTGCCAGCCTGCATGGCCTGCTCTGTGCTGCCCTGCAGGCCTGGGCATTGTTGCTCACTATCTGCCCCAGCACCCACATCAACCACATCCTTGACAG GCAGCTGCCCCAGCTGCCCCAGCTTTTGTCCAGTGAAAGTGTGAACCTACGGATCGCTGCTGGTGAAACCATCGCACTGCTGTTTGAACTTGCCAGGGACCTTGAG GAAGACTTTGTTTACGAGGATATGGAGGCCCTCTGCAGTGCTCTGCGCACTCTGGCCACTGACAGCAACAAGTACCGAGCCAAGGCCGACCGCCGGCGCCAGCGTTCTACTTTTCGTGCTGTGCTGCACTTTGTTGAG GGTGGTGAGTGTGAGGAAGAGACAATCCGCTTTGGACTTGAAGTGCTCTACGTGGACAGCTGGGCTCGGCACAGAATCTACGCTGCCTTCAAGGACGTGCTGGGTTCGGGCATGCACCACCACCTCCAG AACAACGAGCTTCTTCGTGACATCTTTGGCCTAGGCCCTGTGCTGGTGCTGGATGCCACTACTCTGAAGGCCTGCAAAATTTCACGCTTTGAGAAG CACCTGTACAATGCTGCTGCCTTCAAAGCCCGGACCAAGGCCCGCAGCCGTACTCGGGACAAGCGGGCAGACGTCGTGTGA
- the Hyal3 gene encoding hyaluronidase-3 isoform X1 — protein MTMQLGPALVLGVAMCLMHGQPLLQVPEHPFSVLWNVPSARCRALFGVHLPLNALGIIANRDQHFHGENITIFYKNRLGLYPYFGPRGTAYNGGIPQAVSLDHHLAQAAHQIHHSLGSSFAGLAVLDWEEWYPLWAGNWGHRRRVYKTASWAWAQQVFPDLDPQEQFCKARTGFEQAARALMENTLQLGQALRPHGLWGFYHYPACGNGWHNMASNYTGRCHAATLARNTQLHWLWAASSALFPSIYLPPRLPPAYHQAFVRHRLEEAFRVALTGHTHPLPVLAYTRLTHRSSGRFLSQDDLVQTIGVSAALGAAGVVLWGDLSFSSSEEECWRLHDYLVGTLGPYVINVTKAAIACSHHRCHGHGRCARQDPGQMEAFLHLEPDGSLGTWESFSCHCYLGWTGSTCQEPRPGSKEAA, from the exons ATGACCATGCAACTAGGCCCAGCCCTGGTGCTGGGGGTGGCCATGTGCCTGATGCATGGCCAGCCTTTGCTGCAGGTTCCTGAACACCCCTTTTCCGTGCTGTGGAATGTACCTTCAGCACGCTGTAGGGCCCTCTTTGGTGTACATCTGCCACTCAATGCCCTGGGCATCATAGCCAACCGGGACCAGCATTTCCACGGCGAGAACATCACCATCTTTTATAAGAACCGCCTTGGCCTCTATCCCTACTTTGGCCCCAGGGGCACAGCTTACAATGGGGGCATCCCCCAGGCTGTGTCCTTAGACCACCACCTGGCACAGGCTGCCCACCAGATCCACCATAGCCTGGGATCCAGCTTTGCTGGCCTGGCAGTGCTAGACTGGGAGGAATGGTATCCGCTCTGGGCTGGGAACTGGGGCCACCGCCGCCGAGTCTACAAGACAGCATCTTGGGCTTGGGCACAGCAGGTGTTCCCTGACCTGGACCCTCAGGAGCAGTTCTGCAAAGCCCGTACTGGCTTTGAGCAGGCAGCCCGTGCACTGATGGAGAACACACTGCAGCTGGGCCAGGCACTGCGGCCCCATGGGCTCTGGGGCTTCTATCATTACCCAGCCTGTGGTAATGGTTGGCACAATATGGCTTCCAACTACACAGGCCGCTGCCATGCAGCCACCCTTGCCCGCAACACCCAACTGCATTGGCTTTGGGCTGCCTCCAGTGCTCTCTTCCCCAGCATTTACCTCCCACCCAGGCTGCCGCCTGCCTACCACCAGGCCTTTGTCCGACATCGCCTGGAGGAGGCCTTCCGTGTGGCCCTCACTGGGCACACACATCCTCTGCCTGTCCTGGCCTATACCCGCCTCACACACCGGAGCTCTGGGAGGTTCCTGTCTCAG GATGACCTAGTGCAGACCATTGGCGTGAGTGCAGCGCTGGGGGCAGCCGGCGTGGTGCTCTGGGGAGACCTGAGTTTCTCCAGCTCTGAG GAAGAGTGCTGGCGTCTTCATGACTATCTGGTGGGCACTCTAGGCCCCTATGTGATCAATGTAACCAAAGCGGCCATAGCCTGCAGCCACCATCGGTGCCATGGCCATGGGCGCTGTGCCCGGCAAGACCCAGGACAAATGGAAGCCTTTCTGCACCTGGAGCCAGATGGGAGTCTTGGAACTTGGGAGTCCTTCAGCTGCCACTGTTACTTGGGTTGGACTGGCTCCACCTGCCAGGAGCCCAGGCCTGGGTCTAAGGAAGCAGCATAA
- the Hyal3 gene encoding hyaluronidase-3 isoform X2 produces MLPPAYHQAFVRHRLEEAFRVALTGHTHPLPVLAYTRLTHRSSGRFLSQDDLVQTIGVSAALGAAGVVLWGDLSFSSSEEECWRLHDYLVGTLGPYVINVTKAAIACSHHRCHGHGRCARQDPGQMEAFLHLEPDGSLGTWESFSCHCYLGWTGSTCQEPRPGSKEAA; encoded by the exons GCTGCCGCCTGCCTACCACCAGGCCTTTGTCCGACATCGCCTGGAGGAGGCCTTCCGTGTGGCCCTCACTGGGCACACACATCCTCTGCCTGTCCTGGCCTATACCCGCCTCACACACCGGAGCTCTGGGAGGTTCCTGTCTCAG GATGACCTAGTGCAGACCATTGGCGTGAGTGCAGCGCTGGGGGCAGCCGGCGTGGTGCTCTGGGGAGACCTGAGTTTCTCCAGCTCTGAG GAAGAGTGCTGGCGTCTTCATGACTATCTGGTGGGCACTCTAGGCCCCTATGTGATCAATGTAACCAAAGCGGCCATAGCCTGCAGCCACCATCGGTGCCATGGCCATGGGCGCTGTGCCCGGCAAGACCCAGGACAAATGGAAGCCTTTCTGCACCTGGAGCCAGATGGGAGTCTTGGAACTTGGGAGTCCTTCAGCTGCCACTGTTACTTGGGTTGGACTGGCTCCACCTGCCAGGAGCCCAGGCCTGGGTCTAAGGAAGCAGCATAA